Genomic segment of Rutidosis leptorrhynchoides isolate AG116_Rl617_1_P2 unplaced genomic scaffold, CSIRO_AGI_Rlap_v1 contig239, whole genome shotgun sequence:
agaatattttataaataaaaatattttttaaattatatatGATGTCTTTATCAATTATTATCTTGTTCAtaaaattaattttaatatatttttttaattaaattatgaTATTTTAATTAAATCATCAATCGATGGAGACGgttgtttaatttaatttaatttttctgaCAATAATATCTCAAAGGCCCAATTGAAGCAGCCCACCAAAACATAAAATCTGGGAATTGTAACCTCAGCTATTTCCCATTTGTGCTGGTGATTCGTGTGTGTGTTTATCCATTAATTTCGTCTTCATCATCCAAAACCCAAACCCTCCATCAAACACACCCATCCATGGAGATCTCCTCATCTCTAACTTGCTCTTTCTCAAGACAACTTCCACTTTCTTCATCCCACTCCAATTTTTTCTCCTGCCAATTCAAGACCCAACAACAAAGCTCTATTGCTTTGCGTTCGAGAAGAACTGAACCTGTTAGAAAGCGTTTCACTTGTAATGCTATCTTTGGTCTAGGTGTTCCTGAGCTTGTTGTTATTGCTGGTGTCGCTGCTCTCGTTTTTGGGCCCAAGAAATTGCCGGAAGTTGGCCGGAGCATTGGGAAGACCGTCAAGAGCTTTCAAGAGGTTAGTTTTCACCTGGGTTATGTTTACTTTCTCTGAAGAATACGCAAAGCATCCAACTTTTTATGTTTTATTGTTGATTCTATATTCATCTGATGTGATTAGATAGCGAGGAAACTTTAGACCTAATTGAAAAATCTCATTCGGGCCATGAATTTTATTTTACATCACTTTTTTCGCTGAAATTTGTCCAAAATAGCTGAGATTCAATTGGGTGCAGGGCTCTGTATACCTATTAGGCTTGCTCAATGATTTTTCAGTTGGTGAACATTAATATTTCAGTTTGGTGAAGCTTTTTTGAGCTTGTGTGCTGATTATCAAGGCTTTTACATGATGTAATTAGTTTATTTGTTGTATTTCAATTGTGTGGAAGCATGTCTAAGTATATTGTTTTCTTTTAAGAATTTAGTGTTAGTATTTGAGACTTTAGATTGTACCATCCTTCGAGACCGATACTTTTCCCTGTTAGCTGTCTCTGTTCTGAGTTAACCTTTGAAAACTGAAAAGGGCACCTTGTACTCGAACAAGTTCAATACTTTCTGGTTCTAACTTCCTTGTATTGGGAAAAAAAAACTCTAATTTTTTTATAAACATTGAATGCAAAACCGCCAAGGCCTGAGATTGAGCGAGTCCTAGAAGTTGATGTTGATCATAAATAAGCAGACCAAAGCAAGACTGCAGGAAAATGATCATAAATTTGATTACTTGCCCCATCGTTACACTGACGACATGCTTAATTGCTTTCAGAATTACTATTTCCTTTGCTGAAACTCCTTTCGGAGTATTGTTTATTGATTGGCTATAAAATTTTGCAGGCAGCCAAAGAGTTTGAGACTGAGCTGAAGAAAGATTCCAATTCTCCTCCTACGTCTCAAGAGGAACAACTCACAGCAGTCAGCCAAGAGAAGAAACAAGATGCCAACGTTGACAAAAGCGTATGAGATTAGTAGATCAATCTCATGGATTACTATTTAAATgtctgaaaaagaaaaagaaaaaatgttGTGCCAAATAGTTGTATTTTTCTTCTTCTATTTTATGTATGTATTGTAGATCAATGATGTTTGAGAGTATGTATGTAGATGATGAGTGGTGTTATATTGTAATGACAAGTTTTCTTTTCTGAGGGAACGGTACATACCGTACATTGCAGGCAGTTGCGAAAAAAGAGAATGTCATGATTATACTACAACTCTGAAGGGCTTTCACGAAGGAGTCAAATAATATAATTTTAAAATTGAAGGACCTTTTCGTTCCCAGTTAAGAATTCAAGGACCTTTTTTGTTTCCTGTTAAGAATTGAAGGACCTGCCTTTATAAAAATACACTCTCTGTTTATAAATAAAAGTAAGAAACGCCAACCAGGTTTCGATAAATAAATCCAAAAACTAAACACATCCATCCATCGAACAGTGTCAAACAAGCGTATTCAGTCACAATTGTTGAATTTCTTCCTCTCGCAGcagacactctctctctctctctctctctgagaCACTGTCTGTTTACATGCGGAGGAGGAGAGAGGGGGAAAGAAGAAAAAACCTTAATTTCTCGATGAACATTGCTTCGCCACTCAGATAACGAAATTTCAAGGAAAAATCACAAATTTATTGCACCCAATCACCAACAATGGCTTCCGAATTAGGGCAGCAGACGGTCGACTTGTCCACTTTGATATCTCGGTTAGCAGAGGATTCTTTCTTGAATATAAAAGAGCTCGTGCATAAATCCAAATCCCCGGAGCTCTCAGATGCTGATAGGAAGCTTGGCCTCTTAAAGTTTATTAACAGG
This window contains:
- the LOC139882175 gene encoding sec-independent protein translocase protein TATA, chloroplastic-like; this translates as MEISSSLTCSFSRQLPLSSSHSNFFSCQFKTQQQSSIALRSRRTEPVRKRFTCNAIFGLGVPELVVIAGVAALVFGPKKLPEVGRSIGKTVKSFQEAAKEFETELKKDSNSPPTSQEEQLTAVSQEKKQDANVDKSINDV